Part of the Zingiber officinale cultivar Zhangliang chromosome 6A, Zo_v1.1, whole genome shotgun sequence genome, TCCTGCTCTATCGCGATCTCCTGTTCAGCTACCTGTGAGTTCTACATCTGGCAGACATGGACCAACAGTTTCACAAATTTCTGCACCAAAATCATCAAAACCTACACACCTCAAAAGTACTCCCAATAGTCCACCCTCACACGAGCAAGAGGACCCAACAAAACTAATTCTCGTTGCTGTAGTTCTTTCATCAATCGGGacatctcttctttttctttgtatATTCTGTTGTTACCGGAAATTTTGCAGACGGCGGGACTCAGCAAAAAGGAGAGATGATAAGCCCCTATTGCATCTAAGATTGAGCAATGCCTCTGGTATGGAATTGCTCGTCTTTCTTATGGACATAATTCACCAGACTGCTATGTTTTGAGAGTTTTAAATCATGTGTTTCCAGGATCATCTTATACCTCATTTGGTCCTGTTGGTTCAAATAATCATACAGATAAGCCTGCAGGCCTGCAGCATAACAGTGGATTTAGCCAAAATTGTCATGACTTCACCGGAGATGTCAAGCCCGGAGGTGCAGCATCACCTGATATAGTGTCAAATGCTCCTTTTCTGGAGCTCAATGATGGCTCTGAACCCAAAATATTACTTCCTCTTCCTCCTGGTAGGTCACCTCTTCCTTCTGCTGCCCCTCCTACTCCACTTCCTGTTGTCCCAGGTCCTATGTCTGCCGATGTTCCTTCTCCTCCACCTGTTGTTGCTCCTTTGCCACCTGTTGTTGCTCCccctgctcctcctcctcctcctcctgttaAGCCTCCTATTAAAAAAGTTGCACCTCCACCACCCCCTGCTCCACAACCACCATTACGAAACCAAAAACCTGGTGCCCAGATGCCTCCACCTCCACCTAAGGTTGCTCTTCCTCCTCGTCAATTTCAAGGAAATTCAAGAACTAAGAAGCCATCAAATCTCACACCAAGCCCTCACGAACATGTTAATGCTGATGGTGACGACGATGGTCCTAAAACAAAGCTGAAGCCATTTTTTTGGGATAAAGTTCAAGCAAACTCTCGATCCAACGTCTGGTCTCACATTAAAGCAGGATCCTTCCAGTAAGTCTGTATTCTGATTGGGCACTGTGATCGTCTGTATAACAACTGgccttttatgatagtttaatttCATTACAGGTTTGATGAAGAGATGATTGAATCATTATTTGGCTACACCAATGCTGCTGATAAAAACAGTATTGAAAAAAAGAAAGAGTCCAAAGATGCTTCACCTCGGTTTATTCAACTTCTCGAACCAAAGAAATCACAGAATTTATCAATATCATTAAAAGCTCTGAGCGTCAAAAGCAATGAAGCTCGTGAAGCACTCATGGAAGGTGAGCTTGGATCGTGTGCTTGGTAGAAAAAAGCGTTAATAGTAAACTAGATCATACTAGCTCTTTTGGTTTCATTCAACCATATATAAGTCAATGGAGCTGCTTCTCTATTCAAATCTCCCTCTTTGTTTCCTTCCTACTCATGAATGTCGATTAGTTAGTTTTTTAATATTGGTACACTACTGAATGTTTTTTAATATTTGTCCCCTTGTTGATCTTCTTGCAACCAGGAAATGAACTTCCTACTGCTCTTCTTCAATCATTACTGAGAATGCAACCTACCACTGATGAAGAGCTGAAACTCCGACTGTATGCTGGTGATTTGTCCCTGCTAGCACCTGCAGAACAATTTCTCAAAGACTTGATTGATATTCCTTATGCCTATAAAAGGATGGATGCCTTGCTATTCATGTCCTCTCTGCACGAGGATGTCACAATCATAAAGGCAGCTTTTGCAACAATGGAGGCAAGTATTCGTATTCTTGATCCTGCTCTCTGCCTAGACGCTTCTTAGTACATTCATATTGTAAGACTGAATAGTGCAAATGAACGTTCTTTTGTTCTAGGCAGCTTGCACTCAACTCAGAAACAGTCGTCTCTTTCTAAAGCTTTTGGAAGCTGTTCTCAAAACCGGCAATCGCATGAATGTCGGCACATACCGTGGAGGTGCTCAGGCATTCAAGCTCGACACACTGTTGAAGTTGGCAGATGTTAAGGGTACCGATGGAAAAACCACTCTGTTGCACTTTGTTGTTAAACAGACTATTCGTTCTGAAGGAAGACGTTCTGCACGTTTAGCAAAAGAAAGCGGAAGCATGACTTCTCTGGACAATTACAGCTTCAACTCCAACGATTTGTCCGAAGTTATTCCAGGAGAAGCCGAAGATAACCTCCACGCCGAAGGCCTCAAGATAGTTTCTGGACTTAGCTGCGAGCTCGAGAATGTCAAGAAAGCAGCAGGAATTGACATCGATGCGTTCACCACAACGGTGGTTAATTTTGGCCGCAAGTTGATAGACACTAAAGAATTCCTGAACAAGGATATGAAAAGCTTGGACGAGGACAGTGGCTTCCACCTTTCCCTCAAATGCTTCGTGGAGCATGCTGAAGCTGCCATAACTTTCTTATTGCAAGAAGAGAGGAGGATAAGGACCTTGGTACAGAGTACCACAGATTATTTTCACGGGAGTGCCACGAAGGACGAAGGTTTACGGTTATTCATTACCGTCCGGGATTTCCTTGGCATGGTAGACAAGATCTGCAAGGAGGTGAAGGAATCGCCGAAGAGAGTCGCAAAGCCATCGAAAATTAGGGACGGCCCACCAGCAGCACCTGCTACTGAACCCCGACGACGATTATTTCCTGCGATCAGGGACCAGAGGGTTGAAAGTTCCAGTTCAGATGAAGAGGACGATTGATGAGTTCGAGTGATTGTTGGCTTGGCCTCGAGCAGCAGGAACAAATCTGCATCAAGAAAATGGGTTGGAGGAAGAACTGGCTAGGAAGCGGAaaggaagagagaaaataatacaTGCGGCATGACAATTCTCAGATGTTCACTGGCAAATTGCTCGCGAAGTCTGATATTTTAAGGATGAACAAGCTTGATCTTAAACAATTCCGGATGATACAATGCTAATGGTACAAAAGTTGGGaaaaccaaaaaaataaaaaacaaataatcATGAAAATTACAAGGCCATGAAACCCTAGACCAGAAGGTTTTCAGCTTTCAGTCTTCATCGCCTGCGGCCGCCTTGGAAGATCCAGCCTTTTTGGGAAGAAGGAGATTGTGGATGTTTGGCATCACGCCGCCGCTCGCGATGGTGACTTCTCCCAGCAGCTTAGAGAGCTCCTCGTCGTTCCTCACGGCTAGTTGAATGTGCCTCGGAACGATCCTAGATTTCTTGTTGTCTCTTGCAGCATTCCCAGCGAGCTCCAAAACCTAATCGCCGAGACGAAAATTATCAAAcatcttgcatttttttttttgaaaacaaaagaaggtaatttcAACCAAACGTTAGGAAATATCGAGGCTTAATAAAGAAGAGGGGGAAAAAAGGCATATGCACACCTCGGCGGCGAGGTACTCGAGGACTGCAGCTAGGTAGACGGGGGCGCCGGCGCCAACGCGCTCGGCGTATTTGCCGGCCTTGAGGAATCGGGCGATCCTGCCAACGGGGAACTGGAGTCCGGCCTTGCTGCTCCTGGACGTGGACTTCTTCGCCGCGGCGGAGCCAATTGCCTTCCCTCTTCCGGCCATAGCGACGACGACGGCGGCGTAGCCAGGCCCTGGATTCGTCGAGCTAATCTGGTGAACGAGGGAACCGGATTTGGTAATCCTGAGGCAATACTTtcgatttattttttattttggctTCGCTTCGTGTTTATATGCTAGCGGAACGGACGGAATCAACCAATGATGTGCTAGCACACGGATTCTTATATTGACCGTTAGATCGTAACAGTCTGAACGGTCAAATCCTGCCTGTTAATCTACGGAAGGATTGATTGTTTAAAGATACACGTATCGGACGGTAGGACCGTAAAGAAGTTGAGGTGAATCTAACTAAATTGAGTCGAGAGAGTCTAGTTTAAatacataaaatttttaaaataattatttaagtttgacttaatttaatttttattaggttaaatttatttgaagtttaatttgagtttgattcgtttagatgttatcaaattcTCAATTCAAGATTAACTTgagcttaatttaaatttaatttaaacttgattcgtttagatgttatcaaattttcaattcaagtttatttgattatttaaatttttaattgtctAATTACtcattgagcttgataatttaaatttattttattatttatttaacatattgaaaaatattttattaacgaATCGAGTTtgtgaatattgttcatgaatgttATTCACGAACATTATTCACAAACATTATTCACGgatattgttcatgaacattgtttatGAACGTTAACAAATTGAATATATATGTTTTTAAACTTGTTTacttagcttaacgagttgtttaaacttatttgtttaattaatcttgtatctattgaataaacataaataaattattactaaactaaataccaaatttaTTTATGAATACTTGATTCATTTACAGGAAGACAATATTGAATTTATCATATCGGTATATTTGTGTATCGTCTCCCTTTTATGTCAAATGTATAAAGCGAACAATCAAAAGCATAccttatcaaatttatttaaacttattaaagtgtatttttttaaaaaatgagacttggagttttaaattttatattttaaaatattaaaataactcattttttaaatcagaataataatatgtttaaataattagcTAAAGGGCAGATTAGGCTGAGTTGGTAACTGTCTATTAAGTTAATAGGTAAGTTCAATCCTATTTGAATCCGCAATGTATACCTCAAATAtccatttatattttttaaaaaatagatatttgatgTACACATGGCACCGGGATTAAAGAGTGTCTGTACGAGTAGAATCCAACTTACCACGAGTCAGGATTAATTCGCCGGCGCCCCATTCAGAATGTGCCACGTGTGCACGACCTTTAAAAAATGTTTTCTAAAAAGTGCACACGTGGCCTCCTCTGAATGGGCAGATCGAATTAACCGTGAGTTAGATTAACCCGATGACCTGTTATTTTGACACGTCAGCAAGACAGGTACAGGTCAGCAACTTAACGAATGaatttaacatatttaaaataCTGTTGGATAGATTTTATTAAtggtttttaaaatctttttttaatttaagcCATGTAATTCTGGGGTGGGACCAGAATCTCATTGGATAGACTTCCACCTATACAATCACGCCACGTCAGCCTCGCTCATCAAAACGCGAACCCTAAAACAATCCCGAatctatttttcttccttttttctcGCCGACACAGCCTCAAGACGACGAAGAGGGGGCTGCTAGATCGACGAAAGGAAAGGAGGCATCTTTCCCCCCCTGCGGCGCAGGCGCGTTGTTGTCGGAATCCATCAGCAGAAATCTGGGTGTCGGGAGCCGACTACGAGGATGGGCTCCTCCGATAACGCTAATTGGTTCCTCAATTGCCCGTTCATCGACGACATCCCCGACGCCGGCGCCGATTTTGCCGCCGACAATGGCGGGTTTTATTGGGATAGTCGGGGCCTCGAACCTGTTTCCAATACCAGGTACTGAAATATTCGTTCTCTTGGTAAAACGAACAGTAGCTTTGCTACTTCTCTTCGAAAAATCaaacccttttttttttgtttattgctTGCGCAAAcgggtttaattttttttaatatcaaatttcTGCTTGATTCTGTCACCAACACACCTGATCTATTTGTGCATGATTTTAAGATTGTGGTCATCCGTGCTTGTTCTCTGTATTTTAGGAGCAAATGGAAGATCAGACATTGTTGCCCGCtagacttttcttcttctttgtcttctgcCGCTTGTCCAAATAGGAAAACCtgtctaatttatttatttattttgaaacgAGTAGAAACAATAGGCCAGGCCTCTCAATTTTTTCATTTTACTGATAATTTCTCATCTTGATATCTACATTAAATCGTACTGATTATAGTTTTAATAATCTATATTTTTCTTTTACAGTGTGGATATTGATAGCTCCTTTCTAAATTTTGGTGGTTTTAAAGACCCTGGCTCCGCAAAGCGGTTAGATCTTCATCCTCAGTTTGCAGATCAACTTTTAGGGTTTTGTAATTGCTAAGCATTTTATGTGTTGCAGTGCGAGATCAGAGTCTTCTAGTAAACCTTCTTCCAAGGCCTGTAGGGAGAAGATGAGAAGGGAAAGGTTAAATGATAGGTTAGTTTTGTCATCGATTTatattgttttttcttttttatcaggATTTGTGGTCCTTTTCAGACATGCCTCCAGATTTTGATCTATTTCTCAATTTAAGGTTCTTGGAATTAAGCTCAGTTCTTGACTGTGGGAATCCACCGAAAACAGACAAAGCTGCTATTTTAAGTGATGCTGCTCAGCTAGTGACTCAACTACGCAATGAAGCACAAAAGTTGAAGGATTCAAATGAAGGCCTCCTGGAAAAGATAAAAGAATTGAAGGTTTGTTCTCTGTGTGTTACTAATCTCTATTTGTGGATGCGCAAATAATTCTACTTGTTTAGTTCCATTTCATGGTTCAAAATTTAGTTGTGGTACATGAAGACATTCCTTGAGATTTCCTTTTCATTTGTAcaattcattttcaaagattgtttttgttttccttttttattttcatgATACTGTTGGTTCCGCATCACATTCGATATGCTTATGAAAAGCAGGATGAGAAGAATGAGCTTGGGGACGAGAAGCAGAGGCTGAAAGCAGAGAAGGAAGGTCTTGAGCAGCAAATAAAGCTTTTGAATGCAATACCAAGCTATGTGCCTCAACCACCTCTAATGCCGAGTCCCTATGCAGCCCAAGGACTAGCACCAGGGCACAAACTCATGGTCCCTTTCGTCGGTTTCTCCGGCTTCCCAATGTGGCAATACATGCCGCCTTCCGATGTCGATACATCACAGGATGCTGATAACTGTCCTCCTGTTGCTTAACCAATAATAGGGGTGTCAATCTCAAGAACAATTGCTGAAGCCTCTTCGACATTGGGCTGACAAGGTTAGTTGTCATCCCTCCATTTGCTTCTTCTGTAGGCTTTTTGCCAGAGTACAGTTGTAGGTTTGATGAAACTGCTGTTTGAGTTATGTAAGCTTTTTTAGCTTTGGTTAAGTGGTCACAAAGGTTCTAATCTGAGAAATTCTGACAGTAATTTCTACCATATTTATGTGGAAAATCCTTGGTTTTCACTTTAATCTGGGTAGATATTTCTAAGATGTTTTACAGTATTTGAAGCCAAGGTGAACTACATAATTACAAGCAAAGAAGACAAACTATCAATTTTCAAACATGAGATTCATCTATTCTAACCTTCTCGCGAGTGTTCGGGAATCCATCTTCTAAATATTCGCTCTTTCACAATGAATTTCTCCAAGCAACTTGTCGTAGTCTTATTGCTATTGCAACTGCTCATAATGTAGAGAACTAACAATGTCTCGGCAACCTAGCCACTTAGTCAATCAATTTTTGAATTGCTATCTTTCTTGGGTATAACAAACACCGCATATTCAGCATGGACAAGTGCAGGATGATGCCTGCAAGTCACGAAGTCTACAAGATAATTAGTTCCCAAGCGAACCACCCAATTTTTGGATCTTAAATAAGAATATGCCTTGTAGAACTCAGGGAACCCTTTCCTTTCAGAAGTGAAATTTTACCATAAATCTAATTCTTCCGTAGGAGTTTCATCCTTTCTCACAATCTTGATGCATTTTAGAGCATGATACATAGAAAGACTCTTCTGGATTGAGTTGAAAATGTTGTCTGTCATCTTGAGAGGTGAATATTTGCCAAATGTGGCCTGCTAAGCAACTCGTCTACCTCTAATTTTACTTTCAGATAAACAATGGAGCTGGATAAAGTAGTATTACTCTTTGATTGCTTTAAAGAAGTTTGCAATTGAAGAAGTATTTTTGACATGGGATTTGTCTGCAAAACCTTTCCTCTTCCATCTTGGTCTACTTTGGCTTCATTATCTACTATGAAGACAGATTTGTAAAGgtaaaaatgaagaataaatcaTAACTGTAATGGGAGAAAAAAATAGGACATCTTGTTTGAATAAGAATGAACAAATCAAAGTTATGGTAATTGGCAGGACGTATGGATCCCGTTTATCTTTCTATTTGATTAAGAATCTAACTAATTTTAGTGAAATTCAAAATGAAATTATATGAatgtccttttttttatttttacagtgaaaataattttaagacttattggtattttttttattttttatataaaaaatatatactgtTATGATTCTCTTTAGTCCCGCATATTATAATTAACAAGCAGAGAAGTTATAAATACCTTGGGCTAGAGACGTTAGAAAGCATACATTTTTCGGTCTTTTGGttaagatcaagtgtagtatctatttttatcaatttaatatctgatataaaaaattaaattaattttttataaagaagAGTCGTCCTTTCGTTGTACTATTACAAATTATGGGTTTGAGATATTAATTTATGTGTCTTAATGCATTATATTATACATATAACACGTGTGCGCGATGACCAGTTTCAATAGAACATGAATTTTATTATTCTTATACTtaagtttgataaatgtaaaatacATTTGATTCACTTGTTTTTCTATCAATCAGACTGAGATTTGATTCTATTTTCCCTCCTTCCATGCCAAATTAAAAACAACAAAGTAGAACCCAATTTTCTCAATGatatgtattatttttttaatccaaaTACAATTGTTGTAGCATATCTTCTTCTGTAATCCTGACAATAGGCATTATTGCCCTAAGGCATCAGCAGTGGATTAAGTAGAGTGACAAAAAGAAGATAGATAACAGGCACTACTAAAGCATTTTGATCTATGCATACGAGGATGACCCATTCATGGCACGTTAAGAATAAAATCACAATATCAAGTCACACTGTAGAACACCAGGGTCGATATAAGCAGATTCAAATACACTTTAATAGTATGAAAATATTCGTTTCATTAAAATATCAAGTATTAGTGAATTTTAACAGATTTTAATTAGGGCACCCAGGGAGGACGAGTCGCCTGAACGGGTCAATCAACAGATTTTAGGAGGGATTCTAAATGACCCTCTGCCGAAGCATTATATCCCATTGATGATTGGGGAATATAACGGGGTGACCGTCCCTGATGACCACCTGGCCAAGTTTGACAACGCGGCCACGCTGCACCAATACACAGACGAGGtaaaatgccgagtcttccttaccacgttATCTGGATCGGCACAACGTTGGTTCAAACGTTTGCCGAGCGGCTCGATCCATAGCTTCAAATACTTTCGAGCGGCCTTCCTGCATCACTTTGCTAGCAGTCACTGCTACTAGAAGACGAGCGTAAATCTATTCTCACTAAAGCAAGGGCCCCGAGAGGCCTTAAGGGCATATATccaacgcttcaatcaggtggcgatggacatcccgacGGTTTCCTCGGACGTATTGGTAAACACTTTCACTCAGGGGCTCATTGAAGGAGAATTCTTCCGGTCACTAATCCGGAAGGCGCCAAAGGACTTTGGCCATCTACAGAAAAGAgccaatgaatatatcaatgtagaagaagcccaagcagcCAGGAAAAAAGAGGCACCCGCCGAACCAGTGGTGGCATCCGAGCGGCGTCAACCGAGTAACCATCAGCCTCCTAAAGGACCCCGATCGGGAGGAACTCAATCACAACACGAGTCTAGGACACATGCCGTGCAACACGTTGGGGTCGGACGTCCAAAAGACTCCAGGGGCAAAATGTGGACACCGATGTTTTGCACCTTCCATCAGTCGATGACTCATAATACCCGGGGCTACTACCTGGCTAACAAACCGACCCCAAGAAGGTAGTATTGTCAGTTACCGTCACCCGATCGGAGATATAGGCGCCAATCATTTGGGCAAAGGAAGGCGAAAGGACAGAGGTCGAACCACGCCGCAATCAATCTTAACAACGGAACAATCTAAGTCCTGTTTGGGAGAAGGTCGAACGGAGACGACCGtcagcttgagaggaagaaaataggagcaacgCCGCTCGAGGTGAGATAGGAATGATCGCCGAGGGGCCGACCGACGGTGATTCCAATCGAGTAAGAAAGTTGCACGCTCGACAGCTTGAAATCCACGCAGTCGACTGcaacaaggagaaggccgaaggacctgagatcagcttcggcccgaAGGATTTGGAGGGGGTAGAGATCCCCCATGACGACGCCCTgattatccgagcggtaatagctaattatgttATTCACCGTACTTTTGTGGACACAGGAAGGTCGgtgaacattatattcaagaagacaTTCGATCGACTGCAAATCGACTGAGAAGATTTACTGCCCATGATGACTCTACTCTACGAGTTCACCGACAATGAAATATTGCCAATCGACCAACTGCGTTTGGTTGTCTTGCTCAGGGATGAGCCGCTGAAGAGGACACAGACGACCAATTTCATCATGGTGGATGCGCCGTCAACTTACAACGTCATTCTGGACCGCCCGACGCTAAATGAGTTCCAAACAGTGGTATCCACTTtttgctagaagatcaagttcctaGTAGGGGACGAGGTGGGCAAGGTCAGAGGCGATCAATTGGCCACTCGACgttgctacatcgagatggttacGACCGGAACCACGAGCTGCCCGGAAGATACCGCACTTAAAGGTGAGCGCTATCAGGGAGAAGCCTCTTGCTCTGGTCTACAATGAGAAGGAGGAGGCCCAGATTCATCCAAATTGATCGGAGGCGACAACCTTTATCATCACCGATCTAGagagcaagaaaaaaaaaagcagaGTTGGTCGTTTGCCTCATGCGAAACTATGACCTGTTCACCTGGTCGACGCACGAATTGTCTCGTATTTCTCCGAGCGTGGCttagcacgagctacatgtccgaccggactccCGAACgattaaataaaaaaagagaGACTTCGGCCCGGAGCAGAATTTGATCATCCGGGTAGAGATAGAAAAATTACCGGAGGTCGACCATATACAGGAAGTCCAATTCCCAAGTTGGCTCACTaatgtggtactagtctccaagctagGCAATAAATGATAGGTCTGCATCGATTTCCgtgacttaaataaggcatgcccgaaggacttctatccgttgcctcggatagaccaaatggtggactccacagcgggCTACGATTAATATGCATGCtcgatgcataccaaggctaccaccaCGTGCCGCTCGCttgagaagatcaagaaaaggtcagtttcatcacgGCTGACGGAACCTATTGTTACAAagtcatgccgttcggactgaagaacgccagAGCAACCTACTAAAGGTTGATGAATAAAATGTTCCGTAGGTAGATCGACCGAAACATGgtagtctatgttgatgacatactaATAAAATCTCTCCAAGCGACCAACCTCTGTGCAGACGTCGAGGAGACGTGCCAAAGTTTGAGAACCTATGGAATAAAGCTAAATCCCAGCAAGTGCTTGTTCGGTGCGAGGAGCGATTGTTTTCTCAGGTATATCGTGACCGAGTGGGGGATCAAGGCAAATCCGAGTAAAGTAAAAGCCTTGCAAGACACACCTCCACCTCGCAATTTGAAGAAGGCCTAACGGTTGACCGGACGGATCACCGTGCTTtcaaggttcatctctaagaCATCCGATCGGAGTCTGCCATTCTTCGAAGTACTTTGCGCGAGCTACAAGATTCCAATGGGATGCAGAATGCGATCGAGCTTTGGAAGAACTCAAGAAGTATCTTAATTCCTTGCCTATACTAGCTAAGCCGAACGCCGGAGAGCCTCTTTTGATCTATTTGTCATCCATCGAGCATGTGGTCGGATCGGCATTGGTCAAGCAGAACGGTCATGAACAGTAGCctgtgtattttttaagtcatatattgaaagatgttgaatctcgctacactggtctagaAAAGTTAGCTTATGCTCTGGTGCTTGCCGCTCGAAGACTTCGTCCATACTTTCTTACTCACCTGATTATTGTCATGACCAACAGTACCCTATGAAAAGTTTTCCTTAACTCAGAAACGTCCGGGCGGCTAATCAATGGACAATCGAACTAAGCaagtttgatatccaatatcaacctcgAACGGTGATCAAAGCTCaagccttggctgattttgtacAGAGGTCCGGAACACCAAGCCGACaacaacttggagaatatatgtcgaTGGTTCATTCACTCGACAAGGAAGGAAACAAAGATTGCATATGGATTTTGAGAAGGGATCGTGTACTTGGTAGAAAAAAGAGTTTGGAGTGATTTTATATTACTACCTCATATGATTGCATATGGATGTATTATTTGGAGTGGTTTTCTATGATGGTATGGACTTAGATATCTTATTctgaaaatttagatttaaatacTTTATTATAGATATTTGGATAGTTTGTATCATGGTATGGAATTTAACTTAGTTTGTATGATTGTGTTTGTGATTAGTTTATATGAATTGTGTTGATTGTATAATTATATTGTGATTGTATGAATTGCATGAATTGTATTTGTGTGTATGGATTATATGATTGCCGTCGTCTGTGAtggtttttatatatatatatatataaatgaaaatTGTACCGCTTGCATATGGCCCAAAATAGCCTCTTGATTTGGGTCTTGTTCGACCCTCCACTACTGATTAGCGACCCACCTCTGCTCATCAACATCCCTCCTCTACTCCTGAGTGATCATTCtgtaggatcgagacgtgctacaGAGATGGGGGTTAATAGCACTTGTGGCTATTTCTCTTTCGTTTAAAAACTTCGAAGTAAAATGTAGTTGAAAATAAGTCGAAGAAAAGAGAAAGCAATGCTAATACTttttgtttacttggttcggatctgtgacgactcctactccaaggtctgcgaTCATTGATTGTttacgttggacaatcactatagtaTCAGAAATTCTTTACAAATAAGAGTATAACAGATTTGTAATTTAAGTATTACAATTGGAAGTTATACCAACAACTTTTGAGGATCTGGAGGGTTGTGCTCTCGGTTGTCGAAGTTGCAGGATTGTCGTTAGAGCAACACATAGGAGAAAGATTGAGAAGAATAGAGTGTGAATATCTCTTCCTGAAGCTACTGGTTGAACTCCATTTTATAGTCGAGGTAGACCTGATCTAGATCCATTGATCTTGGGATAAGTCTTTGACTCAacgttgatcggtcgactgaccctccctgatcagtcgatcgaaccttcTGCATCTGCCTAGCTTCCCATCCATATACTGCCACTTCAGATAAagcctttgttcggtcgaccaattccGTCATTTGATCGACCGATCTTGCAATCCTCGCTAGCTTTTCTAGTCTGATCAAGTTGCTGCTTATCCATTGTTCGATTGACTGAACTCGAGGTTTGGTTGACTGATCCCTTGGTTGAACCCAATCAAGTCGCTGCTTATCTATCATTTGGTCAACTGAACc contains:
- the LOC121997044 gene encoding formin-like protein 5 — encoded protein: MGVKNFAIPIVFLGLVLVLPMHGSGGRTGPRNLWLESGSFELKEFPQLSECTVRVYDHEVEMSLFPEMKHAVIVCLIRKGFHLHLSNGDFRRNAMCTECLELVVNWHHVQRRYLATQSPSPAPTFSLAVDRSAPAASPTPEGEPQTPSPALSRSPVQLPVSSTSGRHGPTVSQISAPKSSKPTHLKSTPNSPPSHEQEDPTKLILVAVVLSSIGTSLLFLCIFCCYRKFCRRRDSAKRRDDKPLLHLRLSNASGSSYTSFGPVGSNNHTDKPAGLQHNSGFSQNCHDFTGDVKPGGAASPDIVSNAPFLELNDGSEPKILLPLPPGRSPLPSAAPPTPLPVVPGPMSADVPSPPPVVAPLPPVVAPPAPPPPPPVKPPIKKVAPPPPPAPQPPLRNQKPGAQMPPPPPKVALPPRQFQGNSRTKKPSNLTPSPHEHVNADGDDDGPKTKLKPFFWDKVQANSRSNVWSHIKAGSFQFDEEMIESLFGYTNAADKNSIEKKKESKDASPRFIQLLEPKKSQNLSISLKALSVKSNEAREALMEGNELPTALLQSLLRMQPTTDEELKLRLYAGDLSLLAPAEQFLKDLIDIPYAYKRMDALLFMSSLHEDVTIIKAAFATMEAACTQLRNSRLFLKLLEAVLKTGNRMNVGTYRGGAQAFKLDTLLKLADVKGTDGKTTLLHFVVKQTIRSEGRRSARLAKESGSMTSLDNYSFNSNDLSEVIPGEAEDNLHAEGLKIVSGLSCELENVKKAAGIDIDAFTTTVVNFGRKLIDTKEFLNKDMKSLDEDSGFHLSLKCFVEHAEAAITFLLQEERRIRTLVQSTTDYFHGSATKDEGLRLFITVRDFLGMVDKICKEVKESPKRVAKPSKIRDGPPAAPATEPRRRLFPAIRDQRVESSSSDEEDD
- the LOC121997045 gene encoding protein H2A.7-like produces the protein MAGRGKAIGSAAAKKSTSRSSKAGLQFPVGRIARFLKAGKYAERVGAGAPVYLAAVLEYLAAEVLELAGNAARDNKKSRIVPRHIQLAVRNDEELSKLLGEVTIASGGVMPNIHNLLLPKKAGSSKAAAGDED
- the LOC121997046 gene encoding transcription factor ILR3-like; translation: MGSSDNANWFLNCPFIDDIPDAGADFAADNGGFYWDSRGLEPVSNTSVDIDSSFLNFGGFKDPGSAKRARSESSSKPSSKACREKMRRERLNDRFLELSSVLDCGNPPKTDKAAILSDAAQLVTQLRNEAQKLKDSNEGLLEKIKELKDEKNELGDEKQRLKAEKEGLEQQIKLLNAIPSYVPQPPLMPSPYAAQGLAPGHKLMVPFVGFSGFPMWQYMPPSDVDTSQDADNCPPVA